In one window of Macadamia integrifolia cultivar HAES 741 chromosome 2, SCU_Mint_v3, whole genome shotgun sequence DNA:
- the LOC122071760 gene encoding pectinesterase/pectinesterase inhibitor PPE8B, with amino-acid sequence MLMAPPGPSVRFFLVLLLLSSLSSPVVFADDYLYEECLTVPSSVFITSVKSAIDVVSNVVSLVSKLTNEFNDFRLSTAINDCVDLLGFTVDELTWTLSTSHNPSSGKDNRTGNRVSDLSSWLSAAVGNQDTCMEGLEGTSSFVKSIVGGSLGQVTSLVADLLAMVRTDIPTVRMTSSGPTAGRKLLDVPAGEGYNGFPGWVNTGDRRLLQTESQGLSVDVVVAADGSGNYTRVMDAVEAAPNNSTKRYVIYVKKGVYKEVVEIKKKKWNLMFIGDGMDQTVISGNRTKVDGWTTFHTATFAVNGMGFIARDITFENTAGPQNHQAVALRVDSEMSVFFRCGIRGYQDTLYAHSLRQFYRECLITGTVDFIFGNGAVVFQNCQILAKKGLPNQKNTITAHGRKLSNQTTGFSFQFSNISADSDLLAAGPNSTQTYLGRPWQLYSRTIFMQSYIGSVINPEGWLEWQGNFALDSLFYGEYMNDGPGSALGGRVNWTGFHAMNDSTQASNFTVAHFIDGNFWLPSTGVKYTAGLTT; translated from the exons ATGTTAATGGCGCCGCCTGGTCCCAGCGTCCGCTTCTTCTtagtcctcctcctcctctcttctctttcttccccaGTCGTTTTTGCAGATGATTATCTTTATGAAGAGTGCTTGACGGTTCCATCTTCGGTTTTCATAACTTCTGTCAAGTCCGCTATTGACGTAGTGAGCAATGTCGTATCTCTGGTTTCCAAGTTAACCAATGAATTCAACGATTTTCGTCTTTCCACCGCCATTAACGATTGTGTCGATTTGCTTGGTTTCACTGTCGATGAGTTGACCTGGACCCTCTCTACATCACATAATCCCTCCTCCG GGAAGGACAATAGGACGGGTAATCGGGTATCGGACTTGAGTTCATGGCTGAGCGCCGCAGTCGGGAACCAAGACACCTGCATGGAAGGATTAGAGGGTACCTCCAGCTTCGTGAAGAGCATCGTCGGTGGGAGCCTTGGCCAAGTCACCTCCCTCGTCGCCGACCTGCTTGCAATGGTACGTACCGATATTCCTACTGTGAGGATGACATCATCTGGACCAACGGCTGGGAGGAAGCTTCTTGATGTCCCGGCCGGCGAGGGGTACAATGGTTTCCCAGGTTGGGTGAATACCGGAGACAGGAGGCTGTTACAGACAGAGTCACAGGGATTGTCGGTAGACGTGGTGGTGGCGGCGGATGGGAGTGGGAATTACACGAGAGTGATGGATGCGGTGGAAGCAGCCCCCAACAACAGCACGAAAAGATATGTGATTTACGTAAAGAAGGGAGTGTACAAGGAAGTGGTggaaatcaagaagaagaaatggaaccTCATGTTCATCGGCGACGGCATGGATCAAACCGTCATTTCCGGCAACCGCACCAAAGTTGACGGGTGGACCACTTTTCATACTGCTACATTTG CTGTGAATGGGATGGGATTCATAGCTCGGGATATCACCTTCGAGAACACGGCGGGACCACAGAATCACCAAGCAGTGGCGCTGCGAGTGGACTCGGAAATGTCGGTGTTCTTCAGATGCGGAATCAGGGGATATCAGGACACCCTATACGCCCACTCCCTCCGCCAGTTCTACCGCGAGTGCCTCATCACCGGCACCGTCGATTTCATCTTTGGTAACGGCGCCGTTGTATTTCAGAACTGCCAGATCCTTGCCAAGAAGGGCCTCCCGAACCAGAAGAACACCATCACCGCACATGGCCGCAAGTTATCCAACCAGACCACCGGCTTCTCCTTCCAATTCTCCAACATCTCCGCTGACTCCGATCTTCTAGCTGCCGGTCCCAACTCCACCCAGACCTACCTAGGCCGACCCTGGCAACTCTACTCCCGAACTATCTTCATGCAGTCCTACATAGGCAGCGTCATAAATCCCGAAGGATGGTTGGAGTGGCAGGGCAACTTCGCCTTGGACAGCCTCTTCTATGGGGAGTACATGAATGATGGACCCGGATCCGCCCTGGGTGGCCGAGTGAACTGGACTGGCTTCCATGCCATGAATGACTCCACCCAAGCTTCCAATTTCACTGTCGCTCACTTCATAGATGGCAATTTTTGGTTGCCTTCTACGGGCGTCAAATATACCGCCGGTTTGACCACCTAA
- the LOC122066699 gene encoding pectinesterase-like, with amino-acid sequence MSRIKEILVGFSELGMRSISLGRRKKKQLLLLLVASSLLVAAVIGVVAGIASHKNKNLKTKSDSSPAHAVLKSSCSITLYPELCYSAVATVPGATDNISTHKDVVEVSLNITTEAVQHNYFTIEKLIDSRSKNKSLTEQEMTALHDCLDMVDETLDELHKTADDLKAYTSDKNTKKKSISEYADDLKTLVSGAMTNQESCLDGFSHDNADKEVRSVLEAGQIHVFQMCSNALAMIKNLTDTDMAEQEQQQGYKLKSAGRHLIGKKKEDDDARDEVKESRRIRFPEWLSAGDRRLLQATEVTPDVTVAADGSGNYSTVSEAVAAAPEKSSKRYIIRIKAGVYRENVEVKKKKINLVFLGDGRKSTIITGRRNVVDGSTTFHSATVAAVGQRFLARDITFENTAGPSKHQAVALRVGSDMSAFHRCDILAYQDTLYVHSLRQFYVDCLIIGTVDFIFGNAAAVFQNCDIHARLPDSGQKNMVTAQGRADPNQNTGIVIQKCRIGATTDLESVNTSFLTYLGRPWKQYSRTIIMQSNITDVIDPVGWHVWNGDFALETLFYGEYENRGAGAGTSNRVDWKGYKNITDAAEVQPFTVSSFIAGDSWLPSTGFPFSLGL; translated from the exons ATGAGCCGCATTAAGGAGATTTTGGTGGGATTTTCAGAATTAGGAATGCGCAGTATTTCAttaggaaggaggaagaagaagcagttGTTGTTGCTACTTGTGGCTTCGTCCCTACTAGTAGCTGCCGTCATCGGCGTGGTTGCGGGAATCGCTTCCCACAAGAATAAGAACTTGAAAACCAAGTCGGACTCCTCCCCAGCGCACGCCGTCCTTAAATCATCATGTAGCATTACTCTGTATCCGGAACTCTGCTACTCGGCAGTGGCCACCGTCCCAGGCGCCACCGACAACATCTCCACCCACAAGGACGTAGTCGAGGTGTCTCTAAACATTACGACGGAGGCGGTCCAGCACAACTACTTCACCATTGAGAAGCTCATCGATAGCAGGAGCAAGAACAAGAGCCTGACGGAGCAGGAAATGACGGCCCTACACGACTGCCTGGACATGGTGGATGAGACCCTCGATGAGCTACACAAGACTGCCGACGATCTAAAGGCTTACACAAGCGACAAGAATACGAAGAAGAAGTCAATATCGGAATACGCGGACGACCTCAAGACGCTGGTGAGCGGGGCGATGACGAACCAAGAGTCATGCTTGGACGGCTTCTCCCACGACAATGCCGATAAGGAAGTGAGGAGTGTGCTGGAAGCGGGTCAGATACATGTGTTCCAAATGTGCAGCAATGCTCTCGCCATGATCAAGAACTTGACGGACACCGACATGGCAGAGCAAGAGCAGCAGCAGGGTTACAAACTAAAGTCCGCCGGGAGACATCTTAtcggcaaaaaaaaagaagatgatgatgctaGGGACGAGGTGAAGGAGAGTCGCCGAATCCGGTTCCCGGAGTGGTTGTCAGCTGGAGACAGACGTCTCTTGCAAGCTACTGAAGTGACGCCGGATGTGACGGTGGCAGCAGACGGAAGCGGAAATTACAGTACGGTGTCGGAGGCGGTGGCAGCAGCGCCGGAGAAGAGCAGCAAGAGGTatataataagaataaaagcGGGAGTGTACAGGGAGAATGTggaggtgaagaagaagaagatcaaccTGGTGTTCCTGGGAGACGGTAGGAAGAGCACCATCATCACTGGTAGGAGGAACGTTGTTGATGGGAGCACCACCTTCCATTCCGCCACCGTTG CCGCGGTCGGGCAGCGGTTCTTGGCGCGGGATATAACCTTCGAAAACACGGCGGGGCCATCGAAGCACCAGGCAGTTGCACTCAGGGTGGGATCGGATATGTCGGCCTTCCACCGATGCGACATTCTGGCCTACCAAGACACTCTCTACGTTCACTCCCTCCGCCAGTTCTATGTGGACTGCCTTATCATTGGCACCGTTGACTTCATATTCGGCAATGCCGCTGCTGTATTTCAGAACTGCGACATCCACGCCCGCCTCCCAGACTCTGGACAGAAGAACATGGTGACCGCCCAGGGGAGAGCTGATCCAAACCAGAACACCGGCATCGTCATCCAAAAATGTAGGATTGGGGCCACCACCGATTTGGAATCGGTGAATACCAGCTTCCTGACTTACTTGGGAAGGCCATGGAAGCAATACTCGAGGACCATCATAATGCAGTCAAACATCACTGACGTCATTGACCCCGTAGGATGGCACGTATGGAACGGCGATTTCGCTCTTGAGACACTGTTTTACGGCGAGTACGAGAACAGGGGCGCTGGGGCGGGGACTTCGAACAGGGTGGATTGGAAAGGTTACAAGAACATCACTGATGCAGCCGAGGTTCAACCCTTCACTGTTTCCTCTTTCATTGCCGGTGACTCTTGGTTGCCCTCCACTGGCTTTCCATTCTCTCTCGGTCTTTGA
- the LOC122065842 gene encoding pentatricopeptide repeat-containing protein At3g49240, mitochondrial-like yields the protein MAAASALITRKEVLTVTLSLSLSPFVKKHLYFQPNKVEEQRKTRKSYNGDGSDELRRAAERRRRKRRLRIEPPLNSLRHTQPQQRPINPNPNPNAPKLPESVTVLTGNGLNLHNRILTLIRQNDLDEAALLTRHTIYSNCRPTIFTCNAVMAALLRQSRYSDLLSLHRFITQAGVVANVVTHNLLINAYCDCRKTDTALEHYKQLINDAPFNPSPTTYRILVKGLVDNNKVDRAVELKNEMLEKGFAPDSIVYNHLMLGLVKKLDPDGVLALYEELKEKLGFVSLMLMLPLP from the coding sequence ATGGCCGCTGCAAGTGCTCTAATCACCAGGAAAGAGGTTTTAActgtaactctctctctctctctctctccatttgttAAAAAACATCTCTACTTTCAGCCGAACAAGGtggaagaacagagaaaaaccagaaaatcaTATAATGGAGACGGATCAGATGAGCTTCGCCGTGCCGCCGAGCGTCGTCGCCGCAAGCGCCGCCTCCGAATAGAACCACCTCTCAACTCCCTCCGTCACACCCAGCCCCAACAACGTcccataaaccctaaccctaatcctAATGCCCCCAAACTCCCAGAATCCGTCACTGTCCTCACCGGCAATGGCCTCAACCTCCACAACCGAATCCTTACCCTCATCCGCCAGAACGACCTGGATGAAGCCGCACTCCTCACTCGGCATACCATTTACTCCAATTGCAGACCCACCATCTTTACTTGTAACGCTGTCATGGCCGCTCTCCTCCGCCAATCTCGATACTCCGATCTCCTCTCGCTTCATCGATTTATCACTCAGGCTGGTGTCGTTGCTAACGTCGTCACCCACAATCTCCTCATTAACGCCTACTGTGATTGTAGGAAAACTGATACTGCTCTTGAACATTATAAGCAGCTTATCAATGATGCCCCTTTTAATCCTTCTCCTACTACTTATCGCATTCTTGTGAAGGGGCTTGTGGATAACAACAAGGTTGATCGGGCTGTAGAACTGAAAAATGAGATGCTTGAGAAGGGTTTCGCTCCGGACTCAATTGTCTATAATCATCTCATGTTGGGGCTAGTGAAGAAATTAGATCCAGATGGAGTTCTGGCTTTATACGAGGAATTAAAGGAGAAGCTAGGGTTTGTTTCGTTGATGCTGATGCTGCCGCTGCCATGA